The following proteins come from a genomic window of Corallococcus sp. NCRR:
- a CDS encoding ferritin-like domain-containing protein, which produces MNIHRLRRLFSRALHASLATPLVLAGCDGTEGSVDLKDYSEVACSVQGLAVSDLTLTPEQDFVQLRYSNSNGGQPPTSYVNVSSAGEPCATATDVPACTAALEDANVASGFHHVCVDFCSEAYLVTTRGNEVKTHSTLAELQEVLGTIDTEQEAVLKTFAAGYSVSCSELKYGAVKKNADGSFNVIGTKGYACGPGTELTQHVVRVSASGELQEEEKRVLEKGDPNCNIGRRPVGLQVAEACESPEALGRYFANAAHLEAASVHAFLRLRDELALHGADVGLQDAARRSAMEEVQHARVTERLAHRFGGTSQRPVVEELPPRSLMDVALENAVEGCVRETYGALLAHHQALHARDLEVREAMVRIAEDETRHAALSWDIDQWARPRLSEEERATLREAQKRAVAALREDVAVALDASVITMAGMPTPEAALALLDTLEQDLWA; this is translated from the coding sequence TTGAACATCCATCGACTGCGCCGTCTCTTCTCGCGGGCCCTGCACGCCTCGCTCGCCACACCGCTGGTGCTGGCGGGCTGTGACGGCACGGAGGGCAGCGTGGACCTGAAGGACTACTCGGAGGTCGCGTGCTCGGTTCAGGGGCTGGCCGTCAGCGACCTGACGCTGACGCCAGAGCAGGACTTCGTGCAGCTGCGCTACAGCAATTCCAACGGCGGCCAGCCGCCCACCTCCTACGTCAACGTCAGCTCCGCCGGCGAGCCCTGCGCGACGGCCACGGACGTCCCCGCGTGCACGGCCGCGCTGGAGGACGCGAACGTCGCCTCCGGCTTCCACCACGTCTGCGTGGACTTCTGCAGCGAGGCCTACCTGGTGACGACCCGGGGTAACGAGGTGAAGACGCACTCGACGCTGGCGGAGCTCCAGGAGGTTCTGGGCACCATCGACACGGAGCAGGAGGCGGTGCTCAAGACCTTCGCCGCGGGCTACAGCGTGAGCTGCTCCGAGCTGAAGTACGGCGCGGTGAAGAAGAACGCGGATGGCAGCTTCAACGTCATCGGGACGAAGGGCTACGCCTGCGGGCCGGGCACGGAGCTGACGCAGCACGTGGTGCGGGTCTCCGCTTCCGGCGAGCTCCAGGAAGAGGAGAAGCGCGTCCTGGAGAAGGGAGACCCCAACTGCAACATCGGCCGGCGGCCGGTGGGGCTCCAGGTCGCGGAGGCCTGCGAGAGCCCGGAGGCGCTGGGCCGCTACTTCGCGAACGCGGCGCACCTGGAGGCGGCGTCGGTGCACGCGTTCCTGCGGCTGCGGGATGAGCTGGCATTGCACGGCGCGGACGTGGGCCTCCAGGACGCGGCGCGAAGGAGCGCCATGGAGGAGGTCCAGCACGCCCGGGTGACGGAGCGGCTCGCGCACCGCTTCGGTGGCACGTCCCAGCGTCCAGTGGTGGAGGAGCTGCCTCCGCGCTCCCTGATGGACGTGGCGCTGGAGAACGCGGTGGAGGGCTGCGTGCGCGAGACGTACGGCGCGCTGCTCGCGCACCACCAGGCACTGCACGCGCGGGACCTGGAGGTGCGCGAAGCCATGGTCCGCATCGCGGAGGACGAGACGCGGCACGCGGCCCTGTCATGGGACATCGACCAGTGGGCCCGGCCGCGCCTGTCCGAGGAGGAGCGCGCGACGCTGCGCGAGGCCCAGAAGCGCGCGGTGGCGGCCCTGCGCGAGGACGTCGCGGTGGCGCTCGACGCGAGCGTCATCACGATGGCGGGCATGCCCACGCCGGAGGCAGCCCTGGCGCTGCTGGACACGCTGGAGCAGGACCTCTGGGCGTGA
- a CDS encoding TetR/AcrR family transcriptional regulator C-terminal domain-containing protein, producing MASHRSSMGDPTRTLELLWRDSLPSQGKRGPKQALTVTAVVEAAVALADAQGLDAVTMRALAGKLGIAPMALYTYVPGRAELIDVMLDTLYAGMARRKPKGRDWRARLEAVAHDNRALFTQHPWLADVSTTRPPLGPGQMAKYEYELQALEGVGLDDVAQDAALTFVLGFVESSARASLDQRAARLESQMSDDSWWKANAPLLTRMSDPERYPTASRVGSAAGKAHGAAYAPDHAYAFGLERILDGLAVLIERPRAPRGRARKRGA from the coding sequence ATGGCATCGCATCGCAGCAGCATGGGAGACCCCACCCGGACGCTGGAGCTGCTGTGGCGGGACTCCCTCCCCTCCCAGGGCAAGCGGGGGCCGAAGCAGGCGCTCACCGTCACCGCCGTCGTCGAAGCGGCGGTGGCGCTGGCGGACGCGCAAGGGCTGGACGCGGTGACGATGCGGGCGCTCGCGGGGAAGCTCGGCATCGCGCCCATGGCGCTCTACACCTATGTGCCCGGGCGGGCGGAGCTCATCGACGTGATGCTCGACACGCTCTACGCGGGCATGGCCCGGCGAAAGCCGAAGGGCCGGGACTGGCGCGCGCGGCTGGAGGCCGTGGCGCACGACAACCGGGCCCTGTTCACCCAGCACCCCTGGCTCGCCGACGTGTCCACCACGCGCCCGCCCCTGGGGCCGGGGCAGATGGCCAAATACGAGTACGAGCTCCAGGCGCTCGAAGGCGTGGGCCTGGACGACGTGGCGCAGGACGCGGCGTTGACGTTCGTGCTGGGCTTCGTGGAGTCCTCCGCCCGGGCGAGCCTGGACCAGCGCGCCGCGCGGCTCGAGTCCCAGATGAGCGATGACTCCTGGTGGAAGGCGAACGCGCCCCTGCTCACGCGCATGTCCGACCCGGAGCGCTACCCCACCGCGTCCCGGGTGGGCTCCGCCGCGGGCAAGGCCCATGGCGCCGCGTACGCCCCGGACCATGCGTATGCCTTTGGCCTGGAGCGCATCCTGGACGGGCTGGCCGTGCTCATCGAACGGCCGCGCGCGCCTCGCGGCCGGGCCCGGAAGCGCGGCGCCTAG
- a CDS encoding VOC family protein yields MRVTASAVSLNVDDVEASASFLKRHFGFTEAMAADGFVSLARPDVGFNVIYLRTGLKTLKPESLKTRRAEGLIVAFVVEDIDAEYARIQAEGVKVLTPIETEEWGERYFQVADANGVIIQLVQWMHTPGTTA; encoded by the coding sequence ATGCGAGTCACCGCTTCCGCCGTGTCCCTGAATGTCGATGACGTGGAGGCCTCCGCCTCCTTCCTGAAGCGCCACTTCGGCTTCACGGAGGCGATGGCCGCGGACGGCTTCGTGTCCCTGGCCCGGCCCGACGTGGGCTTCAACGTCATCTACCTGCGCACGGGGCTGAAGACGCTCAAGCCGGAGTCCCTGAAGACGCGCCGGGCGGAGGGGCTCATCGTCGCGTTCGTCGTGGAGGACATCGACGCGGAGTACGCACGCATCCAGGCGGAGGGCGTGAAGGTCCTGACGCCCATCGAGACAGAGGAGTGGGGCGAGCGCTACTTCCAGGTCGCCGACGCGAACGGCGTCATCATCCAGCTCGTTCAGTGGATGCACACGCCGGGCACCACGGCCTGA
- a CDS encoding ATP-binding protein, which translates to MSDRVDSVQLMPDIRLPAEAKYKNELDALAAHDDKPRPPGWALSPRAVETYILGSPKPVGGVAITPKYVGDKGLIQVCIATLASDRALMLVGEPGTAKSWLSEHLSAAISGTSALVVQGTAGTSEDHIKYSWNYALLLAQGPTPEALVPSPILRAMRTGKFARFEEVTRTSPEIQDSLISILSEKQVSVPELGEVTSAQRGFNLIATANTRDRGVNEMSAALKRRFNFVTVPVVEDLEQEIQIVTKREAELRSDYQVGVPPPEELSRVLLTLFHELRKGVTKDGKTKVRTPGAVLSTAEAISVLFNSSILAQQFGSGTVTSQELAASLVGAVVKEQEDDVKALREYMETVAKGRTGPWKELYSASKKLLRG; encoded by the coding sequence ATGTCAGACCGAGTGGATAGCGTGCAGCTCATGCCGGACATCCGCCTGCCTGCCGAAGCGAAGTACAAGAACGAGCTGGACGCGCTCGCCGCGCATGACGACAAACCCCGCCCACCGGGTTGGGCGCTGTCGCCTCGCGCGGTGGAGACGTACATCCTGGGCAGCCCCAAGCCCGTGGGCGGCGTGGCCATCACGCCCAAGTACGTGGGTGACAAGGGGCTCATCCAGGTGTGCATCGCCACGCTCGCGTCGGACCGCGCGCTGATGCTCGTGGGCGAGCCGGGCACCGCGAAGAGCTGGCTGTCCGAGCACCTCTCCGCGGCCATCAGCGGCACGTCCGCGCTGGTCGTCCAGGGCACGGCGGGGACCAGCGAGGACCACATCAAGTACTCGTGGAACTACGCGCTGCTGCTCGCGCAGGGGCCCACGCCCGAAGCGCTGGTGCCGTCGCCCATCCTGCGCGCCATGCGTACGGGCAAGTTCGCCCGCTTCGAGGAGGTCACGCGCACGTCGCCGGAGATTCAGGACTCGCTCATCTCCATCCTGTCGGAGAAGCAGGTGTCGGTGCCGGAGCTGGGGGAGGTGACAAGCGCGCAGCGCGGCTTCAACCTCATCGCCACCGCGAACACGCGCGACCGCGGCGTCAACGAGATGAGCGCCGCGCTCAAGCGCCGCTTCAACTTCGTCACCGTGCCGGTGGTGGAGGACCTGGAGCAGGAGATCCAGATCGTCACCAAGCGCGAGGCGGAGCTGCGCTCGGACTACCAGGTGGGCGTGCCGCCGCCGGAGGAGCTGTCGCGCGTGCTGCTGACGCTCTTCCACGAGCTGCGCAAGGGCGTGACGAAGGACGGCAAGACGAAGGTGCGCACGCCGGGCGCGGTGCTGTCCACGGCGGAGGCCATCAGCGTGCTGTTCAACAGCTCCATCCTCGCGCAGCAGTTCGGCTCCGGGACGGTGACGTCGCAGGAGCTGGCGGCGTCGCTGGTGGGCGCGGTGGTGAAGGAGCAGGAGGACGACGTGAAGGCGCTGCGCGAGTACATGGAGACGGTGGCCAAGGGCCGCACGGGCCCGTGGAAGGAGCTGTACTCCGCGAGCAAGAAGCTCTTGAGGGGCTGA
- a CDS encoding DUF5682 family protein: MDLALLSRVQHFPVRHHSPRTTAVLLKWLERVKPSVVLVEGPCDATALVDVLCDAQTRPPVAILGYRTDGTPSSSLWPFAAYSPEYQALKWARANGARAEFIDIPVGVSLAVDRHEPGLGVESEATEGSEPVPDEAVPLTEAFARSQGFRSFEEFWEASFEAPDWSPEQFRPVLTAWADVVNQGPRPGYHRQRDAFMARKVLEVVASGVAPEKVAVVAGAAHTAAFLAGDVDPKEEAKLPEAGPCAVTVIPYSFPRLAEQMGYGAGNRAPHFYQKAHEANCDFRRATLEVLLDFASHLRMRGFSASLSDVLEAYRLAVTLSDLREKSAPGLDELREATVATLCRGDATHVDSFLWKSVIGHEVGQVASRIGQNSLQAEFWREVGERRLPRTDSPETFTLRLNNPVEVGSSVFLHRLRVAGIPYASLSGTGSSRKQGAEAEAGGYAALTRVREAWQAQWTPSTDVALVEKIVLGDSLEGVTTRVLQERLTQAKTTAEAADVLLESVITGCSQTVAQALKACDAHAATDADLPSLANAARALSGLMAYGTSRAHSDVGDEAVAALGEKTFGRALLRVREASACAPEGVPLVLDALRTLHEVALSQPRADKEGWLTEARGLMESHAVHPATSGLATGLLYLARELPEAEVALEVGRRLSAAVEPADAAAYLEGFLQVNALVLVKSRDVVKALDDFLTSVEPERFRQTLPVLRRALGALGATERRYLMENVMGVRQLKDKGRAVKAVLEEKDKATLKDLSADLGKALDDLDDLL; this comes from the coding sequence ATGGACCTGGCACTGCTCTCCCGGGTGCAGCACTTCCCGGTCCGTCACCACTCGCCGCGCACCACCGCGGTGCTCCTGAAGTGGTTGGAGCGCGTGAAGCCCTCCGTGGTCTTGGTAGAGGGCCCCTGCGACGCGACGGCGCTGGTGGACGTGCTGTGCGACGCGCAGACCCGGCCGCCCGTGGCCATCCTGGGCTACCGCACGGACGGCACCCCGTCCTCGTCGCTGTGGCCCTTCGCGGCGTACTCGCCGGAGTACCAGGCGCTGAAGTGGGCCCGGGCGAACGGCGCGCGGGCGGAGTTCATCGACATCCCGGTGGGTGTCAGCCTCGCGGTGGACCGCCACGAGCCCGGCCTGGGCGTGGAGTCAGAGGCCACGGAGGGCAGCGAGCCCGTTCCCGACGAGGCGGTGCCGCTCACGGAGGCGTTCGCGCGCTCGCAGGGGTTCCGCTCCTTCGAGGAGTTCTGGGAGGCGTCCTTCGAGGCGCCGGACTGGAGCCCGGAGCAGTTCCGGCCGGTGCTCACCGCCTGGGCGGACGTGGTCAACCAGGGGCCCCGGCCGGGCTACCACCGCCAGCGCGACGCCTTCATGGCGCGCAAGGTGCTGGAGGTGGTGGCAAGCGGCGTGGCGCCGGAGAAGGTGGCGGTGGTGGCGGGCGCGGCGCACACCGCGGCGTTCCTCGCGGGGGACGTGGATCCAAAGGAGGAGGCGAAGCTGCCCGAGGCAGGGCCGTGCGCGGTGACGGTGATTCCGTACAGCTTCCCGCGCCTGGCGGAGCAGATGGGGTACGGCGCGGGCAACCGGGCGCCGCATTTCTACCAGAAGGCCCACGAGGCGAACTGCGACTTCCGGCGGGCCACGCTGGAGGTGCTCCTGGACTTCGCCTCCCACCTGCGGATGCGCGGCTTCTCCGCGTCGCTGTCGGACGTGCTGGAGGCGTACCGGCTGGCGGTGACGCTGTCGGACCTGCGCGAGAAGAGCGCCCCGGGCCTGGATGAGCTGCGCGAGGCCACCGTGGCCACGCTGTGCCGTGGCGACGCGACGCACGTGGACAGCTTCCTGTGGAAGAGCGTCATCGGCCACGAAGTGGGGCAGGTGGCGAGCCGCATCGGGCAGAACTCGCTCCAGGCGGAGTTCTGGCGCGAGGTGGGCGAGCGGCGGTTGCCGCGCACGGACAGCCCGGAGACGTTCACCCTGCGGCTCAACAACCCGGTGGAGGTGGGTTCCTCCGTGTTCCTCCACCGGCTGCGCGTGGCGGGCATCCCGTACGCGTCGCTGTCCGGGACGGGCTCGTCGCGCAAGCAGGGCGCGGAAGCGGAGGCCGGCGGCTACGCGGCGCTCACCCGCGTGCGCGAGGCCTGGCAGGCGCAGTGGACGCCGTCCACGGACGTGGCGCTGGTGGAGAAGATTGTGTTGGGCGACTCGTTGGAGGGCGTGACGACGCGCGTGCTCCAGGAGCGGCTGACGCAGGCGAAGACGACGGCGGAGGCGGCGGACGTGCTGCTGGAGTCCGTCATCACCGGCTGCTCGCAGACGGTGGCGCAGGCGCTCAAGGCCTGTGACGCGCACGCGGCCACGGACGCGGACCTGCCTTCGCTGGCGAACGCGGCCCGGGCGCTGTCGGGGTTGATGGCCTATGGCACCTCACGCGCGCACTCGGACGTGGGCGACGAGGCGGTGGCGGCCCTGGGGGAGAAGACCTTTGGCCGGGCGCTCCTGCGCGTGCGCGAGGCCAGCGCCTGCGCTCCGGAAGGCGTGCCCCTGGTGCTGGACGCGCTGCGCACGCTGCACGAGGTGGCGCTGTCCCAGCCCCGCGCGGACAAGGAAGGGTGGCTGACGGAGGCTCGCGGGCTGATGGAGAGCCACGCGGTGCACCCGGCCACGTCGGGTCTGGCCACGGGCCTGCTGTATCTGGCGCGCGAGTTGCCGGAGGCGGAGGTGGCGCTGGAGGTGGGTCGGCGGCTGTCCGCGGCGGTGGAGCCCGCGGACGCGGCGGCGTACCTGGAGGGCTTCCTCCAGGTGAACGCGCTGGTGCTGGTGAAGAGCCGCGACGTGGTCAAGGCGCTGGATGACTTCCTCACCAGCGTGGAGCCGGAGCGCTTCCGGCAGACGCTGCCGGTGCTGCGCCGGGCGCTGGGCGCGCTGGGGGCCACCGAGCGCCGCTACCTGATGGAGAACGTGATGGGCGTGCGCCAATTGAAGGACAAGGGCCGCGCGGTGAAGGCGGTGCTGGAGGAGAAGGACAAGGCGACGCTGAAGGACCTGAGCGCGGACCTGGGCAAGGCGCTCGACGACCTGGATGACCTGCTATGA
- a CDS encoding VWA domain-containing protein, which yields MSVDPKDLDPKDRDALLRWRLALGPEAEKTGSCPSLSALGASAGTVDLKGDDLEGLDDALSFVYGERSAGRGGSKPYLPKWLGALRDFFQDDVIALVQKDAIEKKGLTQLLFEPETLPFLDKNLELVTTLVSARGLIPEQAKDTARAIIREVVEDLRKKLESPLRTAVLGALRRDRTSPIPIARNIDWRRTIRSNLKGWDAERKRLIPERFYFWPNQRRHHEWDVTLVVDQSGSMAESVVYSSVMAAIFASLDVLRTSLVLFDTEIVDMTPVLADPVEVLFSAQLGGGTDINRAVAYAQEHYVRRPEKTLFILITDLYEGGNAEELVARLRQLVDSRSKVLCLLALSDSGRPSYDHAMAEQLTALGIPCFGCTPRKLVDVVERVMRNQDLAPLLASNDKKGERHG from the coding sequence ATGAGCGTGGACCCCAAGGACCTGGACCCGAAGGACCGTGACGCGCTGTTGCGCTGGCGGCTGGCGCTGGGCCCGGAGGCGGAGAAGACGGGCTCCTGCCCCTCTCTGAGCGCGCTGGGCGCCAGCGCGGGCACGGTGGACCTGAAGGGCGACGACCTGGAGGGCCTGGATGACGCGCTCTCCTTCGTCTACGGCGAGCGCTCGGCGGGGCGCGGCGGTTCGAAGCCATACCTGCCCAAGTGGCTGGGCGCGCTGCGCGACTTCTTCCAGGACGACGTCATCGCGCTGGTGCAGAAGGACGCCATCGAGAAGAAGGGGCTCACCCAGCTGCTCTTCGAGCCGGAGACGCTGCCCTTCCTGGACAAGAACCTGGAGCTGGTGACGACGCTGGTGAGCGCGCGAGGGCTCATCCCGGAGCAGGCCAAGGACACCGCGCGCGCCATCATCCGGGAGGTGGTGGAGGACCTGCGCAAGAAGCTGGAGTCCCCGCTGCGCACGGCGGTGCTGGGGGCGCTGCGCAGGGACAGGACGAGCCCAATCCCCATCGCGCGCAACATCGACTGGCGCCGCACCATCCGCTCCAACCTGAAGGGCTGGGACGCGGAGCGAAAGCGCCTCATCCCGGAGCGCTTCTACTTCTGGCCCAACCAGCGCCGTCACCACGAGTGGGACGTGACGCTGGTGGTGGACCAGTCCGGCTCCATGGCGGAGAGCGTGGTGTACAGCTCCGTGATGGCGGCCATCTTCGCGTCGCTGGACGTGCTGCGCACGAGCCTGGTGCTGTTCGACACGGAGATCGTCGACATGACGCCCGTGCTGGCGGACCCGGTGGAGGTGCTCTTCTCCGCGCAGTTGGGCGGCGGCACGGACATCAACCGGGCGGTGGCGTACGCGCAGGAGCACTACGTGCGCCGGCCGGAGAAGACGCTCTTCATCCTCATCACCGACCTGTACGAGGGCGGCAACGCCGAGGAGCTGGTCGCCCGCCTGCGGCAGTTGGTGGACTCACGCTCCAAGGTGCTGTGCCTGCTGGCGCTGTCGGACAGCGGGCGGCCTTCGTATGACCACGCGATGGCGGAGCAGCTCACCGCGCTGGGGATTCCGTGCTTCGGGTGCACGCCGCGCAAGCTGGTGGACGTGGTGGAGCGGGTGATGCGCAACCAGGACCTGGCGCCGCTGCTCGCGTCCAACGACAAGAAGGGGGAGCGTCATGGCTGA
- a CDS encoding HEAT repeat domain-containing protein, with amino-acid sequence MAEVRPVIGMGGMTEIISDKAELAKGAELFDGKQLSNLSRYENRLFADAAGSGATPYKVSLVFGEARSDVKGRCSCMAARSRPFCKHAAALLVAWARAPQAFVTAEAAPAAPAGSGGAKKSVKKGKAETGDLMKAGVAQVSTLVRELGLSGVASLGAERPEQVRALGEALRANGLRRLSARAVELAGLLDAAAARTGTFEAPVYTDLVADMLLTARKVEKHLGGEALEPRHVEELIGKTWTKKDRAPVEGLRLVEYAFSSKVTPDRFMVRASRFVELGSGGHYSEKQILPANLKTVAPKNSHAGAVLQGAHGGQYPGFAPHRLDLESWKDAPSVDRPALERLVEVALPDVGAVMVAFQEHRKDVFAPDLLPVSVRVETLLASGARSQFVDGTGRGLFLPVDPSLEEPLSTALEDAKLVAVLGDVGLEAALPTLFPSAVVVRSPEGLDLRTLSRAEDAPVSPRRRARVRAPAVPNALPRSGWADAARAAGASRAAIALAEVRDELADAFASGLSAVSPRTVEPLVSRLKELGLEKPGALLEALAQRADPAERLDDFIKVYQVLGIALVRLSGAVQVDLSQLESVPTHPSIRVQKPEEALTPGEAMVRRARGELTRYEAAAHAARYYASLGADVLAREFYPTWSDGAASAFVARTVAALGESALGAVRSALGEHHSRMVRRTAIRVLGALGGVQARRELDAVTRRGHDMGLRLFAKETLEDVQARETGEAAVLELSKRRKEKAVPLMQAALSETTKDSRGAAVAMLADLGTVAMPVLRQVLHADPAREVRREAAEALARMGDAEVLDRFVLMVQGRGHDDVEAKHAVYALGMLGDVRGAEALLLAFVDGWKPGVVAEAMRSLGLALLQPALDLAERRPEELERKAFRGLFENFLPTDLARALEARLKASLEHPDLLARAAVYLKVAASSPAVGKHIAQRLMEIPSVAHDKALAKAAKKLL; translated from the coding sequence ATGGCTGAGGTGCGGCCCGTCATCGGGATGGGCGGAATGACGGAGATCATCAGCGACAAGGCGGAGCTGGCCAAGGGCGCGGAGCTGTTCGACGGCAAGCAGCTCAGCAACCTGTCGCGCTACGAGAACCGGCTCTTCGCGGACGCGGCGGGCTCCGGTGCGACGCCGTACAAGGTGTCGCTGGTGTTCGGCGAGGCGCGCTCGGACGTGAAGGGGCGGTGCTCGTGCATGGCGGCGCGCTCGCGCCCCTTCTGCAAGCACGCGGCGGCGCTGCTGGTGGCGTGGGCCCGGGCCCCGCAGGCCTTCGTGACGGCGGAGGCGGCCCCGGCCGCGCCCGCGGGCTCCGGCGGCGCGAAGAAGAGCGTGAAGAAGGGCAAGGCGGAGACCGGCGACCTGATGAAGGCGGGCGTGGCGCAGGTGTCCACGCTGGTGCGCGAGCTGGGCCTGTCGGGCGTGGCGTCGCTGGGCGCGGAGCGGCCGGAGCAGGTGCGCGCGCTGGGCGAGGCGCTGAGGGCCAATGGCCTCCGGCGGCTGTCCGCGCGAGCGGTGGAGCTGGCGGGCCTCCTGGACGCGGCGGCGGCCCGCACGGGCACCTTCGAGGCGCCCGTGTACACGGACCTGGTGGCGGACATGCTGCTCACCGCGCGCAAGGTGGAGAAGCACCTGGGCGGCGAGGCGCTGGAGCCCCGCCATGTCGAGGAGCTCATCGGCAAGACGTGGACGAAGAAGGACCGCGCGCCCGTCGAGGGGCTCCGGCTGGTGGAGTACGCGTTCTCCTCCAAGGTGACGCCGGACCGGTTCATGGTCCGCGCGAGCCGCTTCGTGGAGCTGGGGTCGGGCGGGCACTACAGCGAAAAGCAGATCCTCCCCGCGAACCTCAAGACGGTGGCGCCGAAGAACAGCCACGCGGGCGCCGTGCTCCAGGGCGCGCACGGCGGGCAGTACCCGGGCTTCGCGCCGCACCGGCTGGACCTGGAGTCGTGGAAGGACGCGCCGTCGGTGGACAGGCCAGCGCTGGAGCGGCTGGTGGAGGTGGCGCTGCCGGACGTGGGCGCGGTGATGGTGGCCTTCCAGGAGCACCGCAAGGACGTGTTCGCGCCGGACCTGCTGCCGGTGTCCGTGCGGGTGGAGACGCTGCTCGCCAGCGGGGCCCGCTCGCAGTTCGTGGACGGTACGGGGCGAGGCCTCTTCCTCCCCGTGGACCCGTCGCTGGAGGAGCCGCTGTCCACCGCGCTGGAGGACGCGAAGCTCGTGGCGGTGCTGGGGGACGTGGGGTTGGAGGCGGCGCTCCCCACGCTGTTCCCCTCGGCCGTGGTGGTGCGGTCGCCGGAGGGGCTGGACCTGCGCACGCTGAGCCGCGCGGAGGACGCGCCCGTTTCGCCCCGCCGTCGCGCCCGCGTGCGGGCGCCCGCGGTGCCGAACGCGCTGCCCCGCAGCGGCTGGGCGGACGCGGCCCGGGCGGCGGGCGCGTCGCGGGCGGCCATCGCGCTGGCGGAGGTGCGCGACGAGCTGGCGGATGCGTTCGCCAGCGGCCTGTCGGCGGTGAGCCCCCGCACGGTGGAACCGCTGGTGTCCCGGCTGAAGGAGCTGGGGCTGGAGAAGCCGGGCGCGCTCCTGGAGGCGCTGGCGCAGCGGGCGGACCCGGCGGAGCGGCTGGACGACTTCATCAAGGTGTACCAGGTGCTGGGCATCGCGCTGGTGCGGCTGTCGGGCGCGGTGCAGGTGGACCTGTCCCAACTGGAGTCCGTGCCCACGCACCCGAGCATCCGCGTGCAGAAGCCGGAGGAGGCGCTGACCCCGGGCGAGGCCATGGTGCGCCGGGCGCGCGGGGAGCTGACGCGCTACGAGGCGGCGGCGCACGCGGCGCGCTACTACGCGAGCCTGGGCGCGGACGTCCTGGCCCGGGAGTTCTACCCGACGTGGAGCGACGGCGCGGCGAGCGCCTTCGTGGCGCGGACGGTGGCGGCGCTGGGCGAGAGCGCCCTGGGCGCCGTGCGCAGCGCGCTGGGCGAGCACCACAGCCGCATGGTGCGCCGCACCGCCATCCGCGTGCTGGGCGCGCTGGGCGGCGTGCAGGCGCGGCGCGAATTGGACGCCGTGACGCGCCGGGGCCATGACATGGGCCTGCGCCTGTTCGCGAAGGAGACGCTGGAGGACGTGCAGGCCCGCGAGACGGGCGAGGCGGCGGTGCTGGAGCTCTCCAAGCGCCGCAAGGAGAAGGCGGTGCCGCTGATGCAGGCGGCGCTGTCCGAGACGACGAAGGACTCGCGCGGGGCGGCCGTGGCCATGCTGGCGGACCTGGGCACGGTGGCCATGCCCGTGCTGCGCCAGGTGCTGCACGCAGACCCGGCGCGCGAGGTGCGGCGCGAGGCGGCGGAGGCGCTGGCCCGGATGGGGGACGCGGAGGTGCTCGACCGGTTCGTCCTCATGGTGCAGGGTCGAGGCCACGACGACGTGGAGGCCAAGCACGCCGTGTACGCGCTGGGCATGCTGGGCGACGTGCGTGGCGCGGAGGCCCTGCTGCTGGCGTTCGTGGACGGGTGGAAGCCCGGCGTCGTCGCGGAGGCCATGCGCTCGCTGGGGCTGGCCCTGCTCCAGCCCGCGCTGGACCTGGCCGAGCGGCGCCCGGAGGAGCTGGAGCGCAAGGCGTTCCGGGGCCTCTTCGAGAACTTCCTGCCCACCGACCTGGCCCGGGCGCTGGAGGCCCGGCTCAAGGCGTCCCTCGAGCACCCGGACCTGCTGGCCCGCGCGGCGGTGTACCTGAAGGTCGCGGCCTCCAGTCCGGCGGTGGGCAAGCACATCGCCCAGCGCCTCATGGAGATCCCCTCCGTGGCCCATGACAAGGCCCTGGCCAAGGCGGCGAAGAAACTCCTGTGA
- a CDS encoding class I SAM-dependent methyltransferase gives MTPPPRRDDSLEEFELPFLERLSLQVQGIVIAVVLRVTDLLLLLPRPWLLKPYLGLWWQRVLRTPFRWRRTFEMARALQASGQTFRELMYGETPLVTALWFLKRAGVGRGSRVVDLGAGRGRVLLAARWWGAGAHGVELIADHVARVAPWLQPAGITLSVGDMTREPLGDATHIFCNWVAFSPETKARLVTHLRTCAPGTRIITVTRPIQAEGFTGQACHWMLFTWGFEKVWLQEYRPGPIESLTAVRGDGDDAAEAGPA, from the coding sequence GTGACGCCCCCACCGCGCCGCGACGACTCGCTGGAGGAGTTCGAGCTGCCGTTCCTCGAGCGGCTGTCGCTCCAGGTGCAGGGCATCGTCATCGCGGTCGTGCTGCGCGTCACCGACCTGCTGCTGCTGCTGCCGCGCCCCTGGCTCCTGAAGCCGTACCTGGGGTTGTGGTGGCAGCGCGTCCTGCGGACGCCCTTCCGCTGGCGGCGCACCTTCGAGATGGCCCGGGCGCTCCAGGCCTCGGGCCAGACCTTCCGCGAGCTGATGTACGGGGAGACGCCGCTGGTGACGGCGCTGTGGTTCCTCAAGCGGGCGGGCGTGGGGCGCGGCAGCCGGGTGGTGGACCTGGGCGCGGGGCGCGGACGCGTGCTGCTCGCCGCGCGCTGGTGGGGCGCCGGGGCGCATGGCGTGGAGCTCATCGCGGACCACGTGGCGCGCGTGGCGCCGTGGCTCCAGCCCGCGGGCATCACGCTCAGCGTGGGCGACATGACCCGCGAACCCCTGGGAGACGCGACCCACATCTTCTGCAACTGGGTGGCGTTCAGCCCGGAGACCAAGGCCCGGCTCGTCACCCACCTGCGCACCTGCGCGCCCGGCACGCGCATCATCACGGTCACCCGTCCCATCCAGGCGGAGGGCTTCACCGGTCAAGCCTGCCATTGGATGCTCTTCACCTGGGGCTTCGAAAAAGTCTGGCTTCAGGAGTACCGTCCAGGCCCCATTGAAAGCCTGACGGCAGTCCGAGGTGATGGAGATGACGCAGCGGAGGCAGGACCCGCCTGA